A window of the Enterobacteriaceae bacterium 4M9 genome harbors these coding sequences:
- a CDS encoding autotransporter outer membrane beta-barrel domain-containing protein, with protein MVLPAAPVLAGAADNNAQEVISTRDTPPLIAATNANSTQTNGKFLASSSPANNVAQTGTAHKGMLAPQATSSKMLTAPDSASGRNAQNHAKETWVAAPGTSHFLPGKSKMLSGNVQSMTDSNTATASTITSHSGKTSGLITPQDNRAATLTRSQSPLTGSGMLAGGKNTHATPTDSGASKAAAGSSVVYTDDNDSSVVSSGAGDTPTTDTARSSFLVKPAVLASQHGDKPAKASVFSSDETSTSKDGLVIKVDSDSAVGATDSRVALTTAPEGSAPGLFATDNAATPRAATAGSSAAGVKTDTVFLTKKTTPNTGNTGLFSGKTTTAGTQSVSVTMSEATPTVASPSAGAVALSENTSAPVSTTNVAAASTGKTTSISVSTGEEGMPGYYPGPGTVTLTESSITTAGDGGTGIFSAEGSTVNVSTSVIATAGLGAAGVSAVTGSIALSESAVATAGDGSAGVFSADAGTVSVNRSAVATAGVGAAGVTAIAGSALLANSTIRTIGRDSAGIFSIASGTVNAVNTTITTAGDNAHGVFTNHGSVTLSGGPVTTHGVGSVGLVSETAGTVTATDTSIITTGDSASGVTADNGLVTLADSAIQTSGGASTGIFSTSAGTVKATNTTVITTGENASGVSADNGAVTLTDSTVNTRGSASAGIFSGAAGTVDATNATVATTGDNANGVSADNGAITLADSSVNTRGNASIGIFSGAAGTINASNATVVTTGDNASGVSADNGAITLIDSSVNTRGSASTGIFSGAAGTINASNATVVTTGDNASGVSADNGAITLTDSSVNTRGSASTGIFSGAAATINASNTTVVTTGDNASGVSADNGAITLADSSVSTRGSASTGIFSGAAGSVSAANTTISASGDNATGVLADHGTITLTDSAVNTRGSASTGIFSGAAGTVNATNTTILTTGDNASGVFADNGEVMLTDSQVNTSNTASAGIFSGSAGSIEASGTDVTTAGENAYALSVNQGTIGVSNGMLKTGNAAGIFATGNNTDLPAGEVNLNAVTVDAAQSSVLSRGGMLNLNATGTTFNSDTDLVLDVRADDTDPNTYSTVNLNADSSILNGSLVSDNTLNTSTVSLRNNSTLTGHSENISSVSLDGTSRWYMTANSDVQSLTNNGTIIFSEPDSGDYKTLTVNGDYAGNGGTLVMNTLLGSDGSPTDKLIVTGNVEAGDTKVAINNMGGSGARTVEGIEVVSVGGISEGTFTKSGRIVAGAYDYELEKNNESWYLTNKAPEVLPPNPGPGPGESQYRPETGSYLANMLAANTMFDHRMQDRLGEGSYARTAEGAHAEGMWMRHVGSHNRFYDESGQLKARTNRYVLQLGVDLAQWSSDDDNRLHVGVMGGYGNAQSNIRSGLTGYRADGKVEGYSAGMYATWVESDIRISGAYVDGWVLYNWFRNTINGEALASEKYDSKGFTASVEAGYTLPMTEGERVSSWLQPKVQLSWLDVRADNHREHNGTWVTDDTDGMLRSRVGARAYLKGYSELDSNTDREFQPFVEANWLHNFGDYSVKMDDVTNSIAGDKNVGELKLGVEGRLADDFTMWGNVAQQVGSAGYSDTSAMFGTRVNF; from the coding sequence ATGGTATTACCTGCTGCACCGGTGCTGGCTGGCGCCGCAGATAATAATGCTCAGGAAGTCATATCCACCAGGGATACACCACCGCTGATAGCGGCCACAAACGCTAACAGCACCCAAACGAACGGCAAGTTTCTGGCCTCCAGTAGCCCGGCAAATAACGTTGCACAAACCGGCACCGCCCACAAAGGTATGCTGGCGCCTCAGGCCACTTCGTCGAAAATGCTGACTGCGCCAGACAGCGCTTCGGGACGTAACGCGCAAAATCACGCTAAAGAAACGTGGGTAGCCGCCCCCGGCACAAGTCACTTTTTGCCGGGAAAGAGCAAAATGCTGTCAGGCAACGTGCAAAGCATGACCGATAGCAATACGGCAACCGCATCCACGATAACCTCCCACAGCGGCAAGACCTCAGGTTTGATAACGCCTCAGGATAACCGTGCCGCTACGCTTACCCGGAGTCAATCACCGTTAACCGGTTCGGGCATGCTGGCAGGAGGCAAAAACACCCACGCCACACCGACCGACTCTGGCGCAAGCAAGGCTGCGGCAGGCTCCAGCGTGGTTTATACAGACGATAATGACAGCAGTGTCGTTTCATCAGGTGCGGGTGACACGCCCACCACGGACACAGCACGTTCCTCATTCCTGGTAAAACCCGCGGTTCTTGCCTCACAGCACGGTGATAAACCTGCTAAAGCAAGCGTGTTCTCTTCAGACGAGACGAGTACAAGCAAAGATGGGCTGGTTATCAAGGTGGACAGTGATAGCGCCGTCGGCGCCACGGATAGTCGCGTCGCCCTGACAACAGCACCTGAAGGGAGTGCGCCTGGTCTGTTTGCCACAGACAATGCCGCCACACCCCGCGCTGCCACGGCAGGTAGCTCTGCCGCAGGCGTGAAGACAGATACGGTTTTCTTAACGAAAAAAACCACCCCGAACACCGGTAATACCGGCCTTTTCTCCGGCAAAACCACGACGGCTGGCACCCAGAGCGTGAGCGTAACGATGAGTGAAGCGACGCCCACCGTTGCGTCGCCCAGTGCCGGTGCTGTTGCGTTGTCTGAGAACACGTCAGCCCCTGTCAGCACCACCAATGTGGCCGCGGCGAGTACCGGTAAAACCACCAGCATTTCGGTGTCTACCGGTGAAGAGGGCATGCCTGGCTATTATCCTGGCCCTGGTACTGTGACGTTGACCGAAAGTTCCATCACCACCGCCGGTGACGGTGGTACCGGGATTTTCTCCGCTGAGGGAAGCACTGTAAACGTGAGCACCAGCGTTATCGCCACCGCAGGGCTGGGTGCTGCAGGCGTTTCTGCCGTCACAGGTTCGATTGCGTTGAGCGAAAGTGCAGTTGCGACTGCAGGTGACGGTAGCGCCGGGGTTTTCTCGGCCGATGCGGGCACCGTCAGCGTGAACCGGTCTGCTGTTGCCACTGCGGGCGTGGGTGCCGCAGGTGTCACGGCCATCGCGGGTTCTGCCTTATTAGCAAACAGCACCATCAGGACCATTGGGCGCGACAGCGCGGGGATTTTCTCAATAGCCTCTGGCACGGTTAATGCCGTTAATACAACCATTACCACAGCTGGCGATAACGCCCACGGTGTTTTTACCAATCACGGCTCAGTCACGCTCAGTGGCGGACCGGTAACGACCCACGGCGTGGGCAGCGTCGGGCTCGTCTCTGAAACCGCAGGCACAGTGACGGCAACTGACACTTCCATTATCACCACCGGCGATAGCGCCAGTGGCGTGACTGCCGACAATGGTCTCGTCACCCTGGCTGATAGCGCAATACAGACCAGCGGCGGCGCCAGCACCGGTATTTTCTCCACTTCCGCAGGTACGGTTAAGGCGACGAATACCACGGTGATTACCACCGGCGAGAATGCCAGCGGCGTTTCTGCCGACAACGGCGCTGTCACGCTGACCGACAGTACGGTAAATACCCGCGGTAGCGCCAGTGCCGGGATTTTCTCCGGCGCAGCAGGGACGGTTGATGCGACCAACGCCACGGTGGCAACCACCGGCGATAATGCCAATGGTGTTTCTGCCGATAACGGTGCCATTACGCTCGCCGACAGCTCGGTGAATACCCGCGGTAACGCCAGCATCGGGATTTTCTCTGGCGCGGCAGGCACGATTAATGCGAGTAACGCCACGGTGGTGACCACCGGCGATAACGCCAGCGGTGTTTCTGCCGATAACGGTGCCATTACGCTGATTGACAGTTCGGTGAATACGCGCGGTAGCGCCAGCACCGGGATTTTCTCCGGCGCGGCAGGTACGATTAATGCGAGTAACGCCACGGTGGTAACCACCGGTGATAACGCCAGCGGCGTTTCTGCCGATAACGGTGCCATTACGCTGACTGACAGTTCGGTGAATACGCGCGGTAGCGCCAGCACCGGGATCTTCTCCGGCGCGGCAGCCACGATTAATGCGAGTAACACCACGGTAGTAACCACCGGCGATAACGCCAGCGGCGTTTCTGCCGACAACGGTGCCATTACGCTCGCCGACAGTTCGGTGAGTACTCGCGGTAGCGCCAGCACCGGGATCTTCTCCGGCGCGGCAGGCTCGGTTAGTGCCGCTAACACCACGATCAGTGCCAGTGGTGACAATGCGACTGGCGTGTTGGCCGACCATGGCACCATCACGCTAACCGACAGCGCGGTCAACACCCGCGGCAGTGCCAGCACCGGGATTTTCTCGGGCGCCGCAGGTACGGTGAATGCGACTAACACGACCATTCTCACCACCGGCGATAATGCCAGTGGCGTTTTCGCTGACAACGGTGAAGTCATGCTGACCGACAGTCAGGTGAATACCAGCAACACCGCCAGCGCCGGAATTTTCTCGGGCAGCGCCGGTAGCATTGAAGCCAGCGGTACTGACGTCACGACGGCAGGTGAAAATGCGTATGCACTGTCGGTCAATCAAGGGACTATCGGTGTTAGCAACGGTATGCTGAAAACGGGTAACGCGGCAGGGATCTTCGCCACCGGCAACAACACGGACCTGCCGGCAGGAGAGGTTAATCTGAATGCGGTGACCGTTGATGCCGCGCAGTCTTCTGTGCTCAGTAGAGGCGGTATGTTGAACCTCAACGCGACGGGTACAACGTTCAACAGTGACACCGATCTCGTGCTGGATGTGCGGGCTGATGACACCGACCCGAACACCTACAGTACGGTCAATTTGAATGCTGACAGCAGCATATTGAACGGCTCACTGGTGTCGGACAACACGCTTAACACCTCTACGGTGTCATTAAGAAATAACAGTACCCTGACAGGACACAGTGAGAACATCTCTTCTGTTTCGCTCGACGGCACCAGCCGCTGGTACATGACGGCAAACTCTGACGTGCAGTCGCTGACTAACAACGGCACCATCATTTTCAGCGAGCCAGACAGTGGTGATTACAAGACGCTGACCGTAAACGGCGATTACGCCGGTAACGGTGGTACGCTCGTCATGAACACCCTGCTGGGAAGTGACGGTTCTCCGACTGACAAACTGATTGTGACCGGCAACGTTGAAGCCGGTGACACCAAAGTCGCCATCAACAATATGGGCGGCAGTGGCGCCCGGACGGTTGAAGGCATTGAAGTTGTCAGCGTAGGCGGTATCTCTGAAGGCACCTTCACTAAATCAGGTCGTATTGTCGCGGGTGCGTATGACTACGAGCTCGAGAAAAACAATGAAAGCTGGTATCTGACTAACAAAGCGCCGGAGGTGCTTCCCCCTAATCCAGGCCCTGGTCCTGGCGAATCGCAGTACCGTCCGGAAACCGGTTCTTACCTCGCTAACATGCTGGCGGCAAACACCATGTTTGACCACCGCATGCAGGACAGACTCGGCGAAGGCAGTTATGCGCGCACCGCCGAGGGTGCTCACGCAGAAGGAATGTGGATGCGTCACGTCGGCAGCCATAACCGCTTCTATGATGAGTCAGGGCAGTTGAAAGCCCGCACTAACCGCTACGTCCTGCAGTTGGGGGTAGATTTGGCGCAGTGGAGTTCTGACGATGACAATCGCTTGCACGTGGGTGTAATGGGAGGTTACGGTAACGCACAGAGCAACATCCGCTCTGGCCTCACCGGTTACCGTGCTGATGGTAAAGTCGAAGGCTACAGCGCCGGTATGTATGCCACCTGGGTTGAGTCTGATATAAGGATATCGGGTGCCTATGTTGACGGCTGGGTGCTGTACAACTGGTTTCGTAACACCATCAACGGCGAAGCGCTGGCGAGCGAGAAATATGATTCCAAAGGCTTTACCGCCTCTGTGGAAGCGGGCTATACCCTTCCCATGACCGAGGGCGAGCGCGTCAGCAGCTGGCTGCAACCGAAAGTTCAGCTGAGCTGGCTGGACGTGCGTGCGGATAACCACCGTGAACACAACGGCACCTGGGTGACCGATGACACTGACGGTATGTTGAGAAGCCGCGTGGGTGCACGTGCTTACCTCAAAGGCTACAGCGAACTGGATAGCAACACCGATCGCGAATTCCAGCCGTTTGTTGAAGCCAACTGGCTGCACAACTTCGGTGACTACAGCGTGAAGATGGATGACGTCACCAACAGCATCGCAGGCGATAAAAACGTCGGTGAGCTGAAGCTCGGCGTGGAAGGTAGGCTTGCCGACGACTTTACCATGTGGGGCAACGTTGCTCAGCAGGTGGGTAGCGCAGGTTATTCTGATACCAGCGCCATGTTCGGTACGCGCGTTAACTTCTGA